One Cryptomeria japonica chromosome 9, Sugi_1.0, whole genome shotgun sequence genomic window carries:
- the LOC131037901 gene encoding uncharacterized protein LOC131037901, producing MANLLSELERFEQEMKELVSDSPPSPSQASNDTSSTSAFPSSSEANVLTAAPTSNETTVQSITPAQQSSRSPAAPAASVVTSSYLPGRPSPIISSSAQLQPQVSTPPAPTAPHIQWLGNGAGPALAPSAPVPPVSASTSSQFTYSSGAYPPGPSNVPSVSAAATSGSPYFPLPFHLQQQPEHLQQQQPEQQYPQQQQYVMAQYQPQVQKYPLPPQLQQPPSIQAPQYQYSSLYQAPAAVGGIYSLPQQQQAQQLFQKDAQTITPEALESVKAALASSENEHKAETKKKAIPRKAAGQTWEDPTLADWPENDFRLFCGDLGNEVNDEVLTKAFSRYANFNMARVVRDKRTGKTKGYGFVSFSTPSELALALKEMNGKYVGNRPIKLRKSNWKERTDFDAWEKHKNHKKGKLSKKNVLHK from the exons atggcGAATCTGCTAAGCGAGCTCGAGAGATTTGAGCAGGAAATGAAAGAACTGGTTTCAGATTCTCCGCCCTCGCCAAGTCAAGCAAGCAACGATACTTCATCTACCTCGGCTTTTCCATCTTCTTCAGAG GCAAATGTACTTACTGCTGCACCAACATCAAATGAGACTACGGTACAAAGCATAACTCCAGCACAACAGTCGTCGAGGTCTCCGGCAGCTCCTGCTGCATCAGTTGTGACAAGCAGTTATCTACCTGGGAGGCCTTCACCTATTATATCTTCTAGTGCTCAGTTGCAGCCTCAGGTATCCACACCTCCCGCTCCAACAGCACCTCATATACAATGGTTGGGCAATGGGGCAGGACCAGCATTGGCACCGTCAGCACCCGTTCCTCCAGTTTCAGCTTCAACTTCATCACAATTCACATATTCAAGTGGAGCATACCCACCTGGACCTTCCAATGTTCCTTCTGTGTCAGCGGCAGCAACATCTGGTTCTCCATATTTTCCACTCCCCTTTCATCTTCAGCAGCAGCCAGAACATCTGCAACAACAGCAACCAGAGCAGCAATACCCTCAGCAGCAGCAGTATGTGATGGCACAGTATCAGCCCCAAGTTCAGAAGTATCCGTTACCTCCACAGCTGCAACAGCCACCCTCAATTCAAGCACCTCAGTATCAGTACTCATCTTTATATCAGGCACCGGCAGCTGTAGGTGGAATTTACTCACTTCCCCAGCAACAACAG GCTCAACAGTTATTCCAGAAGGATGCTCAAACTATAACACCCGAGGCTCTAGAAAGTGTAAAGGCTGCACTTGCAAGTAGTGAAAATGAGCACAAGGCTGAAACTAAAAAGAAAGCAATTCCACGGAAAGCTGCAGGTCAAACATGGGAAGATCCAACACTTGCAGATTGGCCAGAAA ATGATTTTCGCTTATTTTGTGGAGATCTTGGCAATGAAGTCAACGATGAAGTTCTTACCAAAGCATTTTCAAGATATGCAAATTTTAACATGGCTAGG GTTGTAAGAGACAAGCGTACTGGGAAAACAAAGGGTTATGGTTTTGTTAGCTTCTCCACTCCTTCGGAGCTTGCTCTTGCCTTAAAAGAAATGAATG GAAAGTATGTTGGAAATAGGCCCATAAAGTTACGCAAGAGTAACTGGAAGGAACGGACAGATTTTGATGCTTGGGAAAAACACAAG AACCACAAGAAAGGAAAATTATCAAAGAAGAATGTCCTGCATAAGTGA